A stretch of the Actinoalloteichus fjordicus genome encodes the following:
- a CDS encoding S9 family peptidase — protein MTTSSLAEPPADDAAGTFLDLDRFVAVPRLGSLAVSPTGDRLVTVVSELTGDGKTWQGALWELDPAGQRPARRLTRSAKSESSPVFSPDGSLLFVSARRDQEASGSPQDTTAAAALWLLPPTGEARQVFAPSGGVQAVQVAAETGRVVVAAAVLPFVDFGEADEEKRKAREKAGVTAILHESYPVRYWDHDLGPAHTRLLAAEGVDADAGRLVDPLDLTPDSTGRIALPGLISPDGTLVAHGLRVDVSPQAGSRSAVVVLDAGTGATTASFETEGASLRVAAFAPDSAAVFCLRQLEASADEPPDVTLVRADLATGELTDLLPDFPFRPEEVAVARDGRSLFLLANVAGRRPVFRLDLEDGRLDRLTGEGAYSDLQPGADPGVLFALRSSIDHPTQPVRIDTIRTEQDPVRLPAPGAVAELPGTLTEIETTVDDGRTVRAWLALPVGADAQHPAPLLLWVHGGPMMSWNTWTWRWNPWTATARGYAVLLPDPALSTGYGQDFIRVGWRRWGAAPYTDLMAITDATVERPDVDGRRTAAMGGSFGGYMANWIATSTDRFDAVVTHASLWNIDQFSGTTDDGYFWQRALGDPLTEPAVVAANSPHLRVADIRTPMLVIHGDRDYRVPIGEALRLYHDLARHGVPARFLYFPTENHWILTPGNAKVWYETVFAFLAERVLGDSWRRPDLL, from the coding sequence ATGACGACTTCGAGTCTCGCCGAGCCGCCTGCGGACGACGCGGCAGGCACGTTCCTCGATCTCGACCGCTTCGTGGCCGTTCCCCGCCTCGGATCGCTGGCCGTGTCGCCGACCGGAGATCGGCTCGTCACCGTGGTCAGCGAGCTGACCGGGGACGGCAAGACATGGCAGGGCGCGCTCTGGGAACTCGACCCCGCAGGGCAACGACCTGCCCGGCGTCTCACCAGGTCGGCCAAGAGCGAGTCGAGCCCGGTCTTCAGTCCCGACGGCTCGCTGCTGTTCGTCTCCGCTCGCCGCGATCAGGAGGCGTCCGGCTCGCCGCAGGACACGACTGCGGCAGCTGCGCTCTGGCTGCTGCCGCCGACGGGTGAGGCCCGGCAGGTCTTCGCCCCGTCCGGCGGTGTCCAGGCCGTCCAGGTCGCCGCCGAGACCGGCCGGGTCGTCGTCGCGGCCGCCGTGCTCCCGTTCGTCGACTTCGGCGAGGCCGACGAGGAGAAGCGCAAGGCCCGCGAGAAGGCCGGTGTGACGGCGATCCTGCACGAGTCGTATCCGGTGCGGTACTGGGACCACGACCTCGGCCCGGCGCACACCCGTCTGCTGGCCGCCGAGGGTGTCGACGCGGACGCCGGTCGGCTCGTCGACCCGCTGGACCTGACGCCGGACTCCACCGGCAGGATCGCGCTGCCCGGGCTGATCAGCCCGGACGGCACCCTCGTCGCCCACGGACTCCGCGTCGACGTGTCTCCGCAGGCAGGCAGCCGCAGCGCCGTCGTGGTGCTCGACGCTGGCACCGGGGCGACCACGGCATCCTTCGAGACGGAGGGCGCCTCCCTCCGGGTCGCCGCCTTCGCCCCCGACTCGGCCGCAGTGTTCTGTCTGCGTCAACTGGAGGCCAGCGCCGACGAGCCGCCGGATGTGACTCTCGTCCGTGCCGACCTCGCCACGGGTGAGCTGACCGATCTGCTGCCGGACTTCCCGTTCCGCCCGGAAGAGGTGGCGGTCGCCCGCGACGGCCGAAGCCTGTTCCTGCTCGCCAACGTGGCAGGCCGCAGGCCGGTGTTCCGCCTCGATCTGGAAGACGGTCGACTCGACCGCCTCACCGGCGAAGGTGCGTACTCAGACCTCCAGCCCGGCGCCGATCCCGGTGTGCTGTTCGCCTTGCGGTCGTCGATCGACCACCCGACCCAGCCGGTACGGATCGACACGATCCGCACCGAGCAGGACCCGGTGCGGCTGCCCGCGCCGGGCGCAGTGGCCGAGCTGCCCGGAACCCTGACCGAGATCGAGACCACCGTCGACGACGGCCGCACCGTGCGGGCCTGGCTCGCGCTGCCCGTCGGCGCAGACGCACAGCACCCCGCTCCCCTGCTGCTGTGGGTGCACGGGGGACCGATGATGAGTTGGAACACCTGGACCTGGCGGTGGAATCCGTGGACGGCCACCGCTCGCGGTTACGCGGTGCTGCTCCCCGATCCCGCGCTGTCCACGGGATACGGCCAGGACTTCATCCGAGTGGGCTGGCGGCGGTGGGGGGCTGCTCCGTACACCGACCTGATGGCGATCACCGACGCGACGGTGGAACGGCCGGACGTGGACGGGCGGCGCACTGCGGCGATGGGCGGCTCCTTCGGGGGGTACATGGCCAACTGGATCGCCACCAGCACCGACCGGTTCGACGCCGTGGTGACCCACGCGTCGTTGTGGAACATCGACCAATTCTCCGGAACGACGGATGACGGCTACTTCTGGCAGCGCGCACTGGGTGATCCGCTGACCGAGCCTGCGGTGGTGGCGGCGAACTCGCCGCATCTTCGGGTCGCCGACATCCGCACGCCGATGCTGGTGATCCACGGCGACCGGGACTATCGGGTGCCGATCGGCGAGGCCCTTCGGCTGTACCACGATCTGGCTCGGCACGGCGTGCCCGCCAGGTTCCTGTACTTCCCCACGGAGAACCACTGGATCTTGACTCCGGGCAACGCCAAGGTCTGGTACGAGACGGTCTTCGCGTTCCTCGCCGAGCGGGTGCTCGGCGACTCGTGGCGACGTCCCGACCTGCTCTGA
- the galE gene encoding UDP-glucose 4-epimerase GalE: MKLLVTGGAGYVGSVCAARLVEEGHEVVVVDDLSTGHADAVPEGATFVQADLAEAADDLLAEGVEGVLHFAAKSLVGESMTDPAKYWDGNVVTSLRLLAAVHRHRVPRLVFSSTAATYGEPEQVPIPESAPTRPTNTYGATKLAIDHAITSYANAHGLAAVSLRYFNVAGAHDRFGERHATETHLIPLVLQVASGLRAQVSIYGDDWPTEDGTCVRDYIHVTDLADAHLLALRHASAGEHRIYNLGNGTGFSVKEVIDACRRVTGHAIPAELAPRRAGDPATLVAAADRARAELGWKPERPDLDTIVADAWRFTQGRIGA; the protein is encoded by the coding sequence ATACGTAGGCAGCGTCTGTGCGGCGCGGCTGGTCGAAGAGGGCCATGAGGTCGTGGTGGTCGACGACCTGTCCACCGGCCACGCCGACGCCGTACCCGAGGGCGCCACATTCGTCCAGGCCGATCTGGCCGAGGCGGCCGACGACCTCTTGGCCGAGGGGGTCGAGGGCGTCCTGCACTTCGCGGCGAAGTCGCTGGTCGGCGAGTCCATGACGGACCCGGCGAAGTACTGGGACGGCAACGTGGTGACCTCGCTGCGGCTGCTCGCGGCCGTACACCGGCATCGTGTTCCTCGGCTGGTGTTCTCCTCGACGGCCGCCACCTACGGCGAGCCGGAGCAGGTGCCGATCCCCGAGTCGGCCCCCACCCGCCCCACCAACACCTACGGTGCCACCAAACTGGCGATCGACCACGCCATCACCTCCTACGCCAACGCCCACGGTCTCGCGGCGGTGAGCCTGCGTTACTTCAACGTCGCGGGCGCCCACGACCGGTTCGGGGAGCGACACGCCACCGAGACGCACCTCATCCCGCTCGTGCTCCAGGTGGCGTCCGGTCTGCGGGCCCAGGTGTCGATCTACGGCGACGACTGGCCGACCGAGGACGGCACCTGCGTCCGGGACTACATCCACGTGACGGACCTGGCCGATGCCCATCTGCTCGCGCTGCGGCACGCCTCGGCGGGCGAGCACCGGATCTACAACCTCGGCAACGGCACCGGCTTCTCCGTCAAGGAGGTCATCGACGCCTGCAGGCGTGTCACCGGGCACGCCATCCCGGCCGAGCTCGCCCCCCGCCGCGCGGGCGACCCGGCGACGCTGGTGGCGGCCGCCGACCGCGCCCGCGCCGAGCTGGGCTGGAAGCCGGAGCGTCCGGACCTGGACACCATCGTCGCCGACGCCTGGCGGTTCACCCAGGGCCGGATCGGCGCCTGA